The window CCTGTCCCCCGAATGTCCCGATCGTGTCCCCCAAATGTCTGCGGGATCGCACACCCGGGGGACAACGTTCGGCCGCCGGGCGCCCGGCGGACTCCGGCGGCCGAGTGCCTACATCGGGCCCAGCTGGGCGTTCAGATAGGTGACGACCTTGTCGAGGGCGATGCGCTGCTGGGCCATCGAGTCGCGCTCGCGGATCGTCACGGCCTGGTCGGTCAGCGTGTCGAAGTCGACGGTGACGCAGTACGGGGTGCCAATCTCGTCCTGGCGCCGGTAGCGGCGGCCGATGGCCTGGGAGTCGTCGTACTCGACGTTCCAGTGCCGGCGCAGCTCGGCGGCGAGGTCCTTGGCGACGGGCGACAGGTCGGCGTGGCGGGACAGCGGCAGCACCGCGGCCTTCACCGGGGCCAGCCGCGGGTCGAGGCGCAGCACGATGCGCCGGTCGACGCCGCCCTTCGTGTTCGGCGCCTCGTCCTCGTCGTAGGCGTCGAGCAGGAAGGCGAGCGTGGTCCGGTCGGCGCCGGCCGCCGGCTCGATGACGAACGGCGTGTAACGGGTGCCCGTCGCCTGGTCGAAGTACGACAGGTCGGCGCCTGAGCCCTTGGAGTGCGCGGTCAGGTCGAAGTCGGTGCGGTTCGCGATGCCCTCCAGCTCACCCCACTCCAGGCCGGCGAAGTTGAACCGGTACTCGATGTCGACCGTGCGCTTGGCGTAGTGGGAGAGCTTCTCCTTCGGGTGCTCGAAGTGGCGGAGGTTCTCCGGCTTGATGCCGAACTCGGTGTACCACTTCGTCCGCTCGGTGATCCAGTAGTCGTGCCAGGTCTCGTCCTCGCCCGGCGGCACGAAGAACTCCATCTCCATCTGCTCGAACTCGCGGGTCCGGAAGATGAAGTTGCCCGGGGTGATCTCGTTGCGGAACGACTTGCCGATCTGGCCGATGCCGAACGGCGGCTTGCGCCGCGCCGTCGACTGGACGTTGGCGTAGTTGATGAAGATGCCCTGCGCGGTCTCGGGGCGCAGGTAGGCCAGGCCCGAGGCGTCCTCGACCGGGCCGAGGAAGGTCTTGAGCAGGCCGTTGAAGTTCTTCGGCTCGGTGAACTTGCCCCGGGTGCCGCAGTTCGCGCAGACCACTTCGGACAGGTCGGTCGGCTTGCGGCCGTGCTTGGCCTCGAACGCCTCCTCGAGATGGTCGGCGCGGTAGCGCTTGTGGCAGTTCGTGCACTCGGTCAGCGGGTCGGTGAACACCTCGACGTGACCGGAGGTCTCCCACACCTCGCGCGCGAGGATGACGCACGAGTCGAGGCCGACCACGTCGTCGCGGCCCTGCACGACCGCCTTCCACCAGGCGCGCTTGACGTTGTTCTTCAGCTCCACACCGAGGGGCCCGTAGTCCCAGGACGCCCGCAGACCGCCGTAGATCTCACTCGACGGGAACACGAGGCCCCGCCGCTTGGAGAGGCTGACGATGGTGTCCATCAGGTCGGATGTGCCTGCCACGGACCCTGCTCCTTAACCACTGACGTCTCGTCGTCGAGGCGATGTACAGGGGTCCAGCCTACGGACTCGGACGGCCACCCGGTGACGGCCCGCGCCGGCACCGCGCCGGAGCGGGCCCGGCGTCCCCTGCCGGGCGCTCAGATCACGTCGAGGTCGAGGTACTCGGCGAGCCAGGCGCGCAGGCGCTCGCCGTCTACCAGCTCGAGGCGGTTCTTCGCCGCGAACTCCCAGGACGAGGGGCCGAAACCCGACGTCGTCACCAGGATCCCCTTGATCGCGTCCCGGTCGTGGACGGTGCCGGCGAGCTCGCGCACGTAGTGCGCCGCCACCGTGCGCTTCAGCCGCTTCACCGAGATCACGATGAGCCCGCTGGCGAGCGCGTCGTCGGAGCGCACCTCCACGTCGACGCCGCCGTCGCCGGAGCGCCCGGTGCGCTGGGTGTTGTAGCCCATCTTCGTGA of the Pseudofrankia saprophytica genome contains:
- a CDS encoding glycine--tRNA ligase; the protein is MAGTSDLMDTIVSLSKRRGLVFPSSEIYGGLRASWDYGPLGVELKNNVKRAWWKAVVQGRDDVVGLDSCVILAREVWETSGHVEVFTDPLTECTNCHKRYRADHLEEAFEAKHGRKPTDLSEVVCANCGTRGKFTEPKNFNGLLKTFLGPVEDASGLAYLRPETAQGIFINYANVQSTARRKPPFGIGQIGKSFRNEITPGNFIFRTREFEQMEMEFFVPPGEDETWHDYWITERTKWYTEFGIKPENLRHFEHPKEKLSHYAKRTVDIEYRFNFAGLEWGELEGIANRTDFDLTAHSKGSGADLSYFDQATGTRYTPFVIEPAAGADRTTLAFLLDAYDEDEAPNTKGGVDRRIVLRLDPRLAPVKAAVLPLSRHADLSPVAKDLAAELRRHWNVEYDDSQAIGRRYRRQDEIGTPYCVTVDFDTLTDQAVTIRERDSMAQQRIALDKVVTYLNAQLGPM